A region of Desulfobacterales bacterium DNA encodes the following proteins:
- a CDS encoding amino acid ABC transporter substrate-binding protein, whose protein sequence is MRGLLGIILLITFFVSPLSAQELEGTLQQIKKSGQIRIGYRVSEPPMSFLDKEGNPAGYSIDICKDITTAVENKIGSKLKINYVPVTADSRFKALMDSKIDILCGSTTKTLSRSELVDFTQLTFVTGASLMTLRDNTHFDSSGFDGAKIGVVKGTTTAVALKKLIEETSTDAKVILFNSAKESIDALQKKKIDAFSSDQIVLIGIALKENDPRNFVVKSEVFSFEPFALAVRRNDADFRLVADRVISELYRSKKIIKIYDKWIGKYTGKRLPIFDAMIKLNATPE, encoded by the coding sequence ATGAGAGGTTTACTGGGAATCATTTTGTTGATCACTTTTTTCGTAAGCCCGTTATCGGCTCAAGAACTGGAAGGAACGCTTCAACAGATTAAGAAATCTGGCCAGATAAGAATCGGCTATCGTGTGTCTGAGCCGCCCATGTCCTTTTTGGACAAAGAGGGCAACCCGGCGGGTTATTCAATTGATATCTGTAAGGACATCACAACCGCGGTTGAAAACAAAATTGGATCGAAGCTAAAGATTAATTATGTTCCTGTGACCGCTGATAGTCGATTCAAAGCCCTGATGGACAGCAAAATTGACATATTGTGTGGCTCAACGACGAAAACGCTTTCCCGCAGTGAACTTGTTGACTTCACACAACTGACATTTGTCACCGGTGCTTCACTGATGACCTTAAGAGATAATACGCACTTCGATTCTTCTGGTTTTGATGGGGCAAAAATCGGAGTCGTGAAAGGAACCACCACTGCCGTCGCGTTAAAAAAACTGATCGAGGAAACGTCAACGGATGCAAAAGTTATTTTATTTAATTCAGCCAAAGAAAGCATTGATGCATTACAAAAGAAGAAAATCGATGCCTTTTCTTCAGACCAGATCGTACTAATTGGTATAGCGCTGAAAGAAAATGATCCAAGGAACTTTGTCGTTAAGTCCGAAGTCTTCTCTTTTGAACCTTTTGCACTTGCCGTAAGGCGAAATGATGCCGATTTTCGCCTTGTAGCAGATCGCGTTATTTCCGAACTTTACCGATCGAAAAAGATCATTAAGATTTACGACAAGTGGATCGGCAAGTATACCGGGAAAAGGCTACCCATTTTCGATGCAATGATAAAACTTAATGCAACACCAGAATAA